Proteins from a single region of Stutzerimonas stutzeri:
- a CDS encoding FAD:protein FMN transferase, whose protein sequence is MGSTYTVKYVRSGDGPAKEVLHGEVEAILGQLDKQLSTYRSDSDVERFNALPAGSCEPMPDMVRELVAAGSQLSADSDGAFDLTLEPLLNLWGFGPQGRGERVPSAEDISAARALTGQQHLSIDGDRLCKAVALQLDFNSIAAGYAVDLVIDRLKALGVQSYLVEITGELKAEGRKPDGSPWRIAIEAPRDDQRVAQKIVELDGMGVSTSGDYRNYFERDGRRYSHTLDPQSGQPIEHHLAAVTVIDKSTLRADGLSTALMVLGPEKGLALAERNGIAAFFVVREGQGFVTTSTKAFDELFGAGVEQ, encoded by the coding sequence ATGGGCAGTACCTATACGGTCAAATATGTGCGTAGCGGCGACGGCCCCGCCAAAGAAGTGCTGCACGGCGAGGTCGAGGCCATCCTCGGTCAGCTCGACAAGCAACTGTCTACCTACCGTAGCGATTCGGATGTCGAGCGATTCAATGCGCTGCCAGCAGGCAGCTGTGAACCGATGCCGGATATGGTGCGCGAATTGGTCGCAGCTGGCAGCCAGCTCTCGGCGGACAGTGATGGCGCATTCGACCTTACACTCGAGCCGTTGCTCAACCTTTGGGGCTTCGGGCCACAGGGTCGGGGCGAACGTGTTCCCTCGGCAGAGGATATCAGCGCAGCTCGAGCGCTAACCGGTCAGCAACACTTGAGCATCGATGGTGATCGGCTTTGCAAGGCGGTTGCGCTGCAGTTGGACTTCAACAGCATTGCTGCCGGGTATGCTGTGGACTTAGTAATCGATCGTTTGAAGGCTCTCGGCGTACAGAGTTATCTGGTGGAAATCACTGGGGAGCTGAAAGCTGAGGGGCGTAAGCCGGACGGCTCGCCATGGCGTATCGCGATCGAGGCGCCTCGAGATGATCAGCGCGTAGCGCAGAAAATTGTCGAGCTCGATGGCATGGGCGTATCCACCTCGGGCGACTATCGCAATTACTTCGAGCGCGATGGTCGGCGTTATTCGCACACGCTCGATCCGCAGAGCGGCCAGCCGATCGAACATCATCTAGCTGCGGTTACGGTGATAGATAAATCGACTTTGCGTGCCGATGGGTTGTCCACCGCGTTGATGGTGCTTGGTCCTGAGAAAGGGCTAGCGCTTGCCGAACGCAATGGGATTGCCGCGTTCTTCGTCGTCCGTGAAGGGCAGGGTTTCGTCACAACTAGCACCAAGGCCTTCGATGAGCTGTTCGGTGCGGGAGTAGAGCAATGA
- the nqrM gene encoding (Na+)-NQR maturation NqrM, with amino-acid sequence MTWLLVFLVMLLVVFGMAIGVIMGRKPIAGSCGGIANLGIEKECSICGGSREKCEEVNEAKNAGNADLAYDATKR; translated from the coding sequence ATGACTTGGTTACTGGTTTTCTTGGTGATGCTGCTCGTCGTCTTTGGAATGGCCATCGGCGTAATAATGGGGCGCAAGCCTATCGCGGGGTCCTGCGGTGGTATCGCTAATCTTGGTATCGAAAAGGAATGCTCCATCTGCGGCGGAAGCCGTGAGAAGTGCGAGGAAGTGAACGAGGCGAAGAACGCGGGTAATGCCGATCTTGCCTACGATGCCACCAAGCGTTGA